One window of Planktothrix serta PCC 8927 genomic DNA carries:
- a CDS encoding prephenate/arogenate dehydrogenase, with protein MNIGIVGLGLMGGSLGLDLYTHRQQTQDSNSPAFQPQSYRILGISRQQQTCEVAVERGVVDEASVDLSLMNQADIIFICTPIAAIAPTVAELIPYLQPHTILTDVGSVKKPIVDSCSALWPNFVGGHPMAGNTQTGIDAAQHHLFVDKPYVITPTANTSLESIKIVESIVDLLQAKIYHCQPEEHDRAVAWISHLPVIISGSLIAALKQEDNPDVALLAHYFASSGFRDTSRVGGGNPELGLMMAKYNREALLRSIKSYRQTLDKITTYIEQEDWETLDKQLNQNHSDRLKFHF; from the coding sequence ATGAATATTGGCATTGTCGGACTGGGTTTAATGGGGGGATCACTGGGTTTAGATTTATACACCCATCGACAACAAACCCAAGACAGTAATTCTCCTGCTTTTCAACCCCAATCCTATCGCATTCTCGGTATTAGTCGTCAACAACAAACCTGTGAGGTGGCTGTTGAACGAGGGGTTGTAGATGAAGCCAGCGTCGATTTATCCTTAATGAATCAAGCTGACATTATTTTTATTTGTACACCCATTGCGGCCATCGCTCCCACGGTTGCAGAATTAATTCCCTATTTGCAACCCCATACTATTTTAACGGATGTTGGTTCTGTCAAAAAACCGATTGTAGATAGTTGCTCGGCGTTATGGCCCAATTTTGTTGGGGGACATCCAATGGCCGGGAATACGCAAACCGGAATTGATGCGGCTCAACATCATCTATTTGTTGACAAACCCTATGTAATTACACCTACTGCTAACACGTCGCTCGAATCTATTAAAATTGTAGAATCAATTGTAGATTTATTGCAAGCTAAAATTTATCATTGTCAACCCGAAGAACATGATCGGGCTGTGGCCTGGATTTCCCATTTACCTGTGATCATTAGTGGTAGTTTAATTGCCGCTTTAAAACAGGAAGATAACCCGGATGTTGCCCTATTAGCTCATTATTTTGCCAGTTCAGGATTTCGAGATACCAGCCGCGTTGGTGGGGGGAATCCCGAACTGGGATTAATGATGGCAAAATATAATCGGGAAGCTTTATTGCGCTCCATAAAATCCTATCGCCAAACCTTAGATAAAATTACCACTTATATTGAACAGGAAGACTGGGAAACCTTAGATAAACAGTTAAATCAAAATCATTCTGATCGTCTAAAATTCCATTTCTAA
- a CDS encoding DNA double-strand break repair nuclease NurA, which yields MLDLTKLSQQMQGMSQHINREAEASRKRIEIALNLMEEAKLNSENLRQKYEEFKQRMIFKPATPLEPLNHYPYIIEPPLAHTVFATDGSQIAPSAHEIAYCYLINVGRVILHYGQSRHPVLDSVPEIYYRPEDLYLSRQWGIKTEEWMGYRRAVSEAIILAESGTQLLEISPNQALTVPTLALVDGSLVYWFLEQLPSEARDLILQPILQSWEQLRLAKIPLIGYVSASRSSESLSFLRLQACTFDQPNCLKYCPGTGGISSTGTEKKASCQVCDPLRDTVLWETQLKPGQRSPFWRSNSSILDLYDQRHQIYFCYVNMGMEIARLEVPAWVVEDSEQLELALGMVIAQVQKGYGYPVVLAEAHNQAVVKGGDRTRFFTMLEQEMIKAGLRNVGISYKEARKRGSIA from the coding sequence ATGTTAGATCTAACAAAATTATCCCAACAAATGCAAGGGATGAGTCAACATATTAATCGAGAAGCGGAAGCGTCTCGAAAACGGATTGAAATTGCTTTAAATTTGATGGAGGAAGCAAAATTAAACTCTGAGAATTTAAGGCAAAAATATGAAGAATTTAAACAGAGGATGATCTTTAAGCCTGCGACTCCGTTAGAACCTTTAAATCATTATCCCTATATTATTGAACCTCCTTTAGCTCATACGGTATTTGCAACCGATGGTTCTCAAATTGCGCCCAGTGCCCATGAAATTGCCTATTGTTATTTAATTAATGTGGGGCGAGTGATTTTACATTACGGTCAAAGTCGTCACCCAGTTTTAGATAGTGTTCCTGAGATTTATTATCGTCCTGAAGATTTATATTTATCCCGTCAATGGGGAATTAAAACGGAAGAATGGATGGGCTATCGTCGGGCTGTTTCTGAAGCAATTATTTTAGCAGAATCGGGAACTCAATTATTAGAAATTTCTCCCAATCAAGCTTTAACTGTTCCGACTTTAGCCTTGGTTGATGGTTCATTAGTCTATTGGTTTTTAGAACAATTACCCTCAGAAGCACGAGATTTAATTTTACAACCAATTTTACAATCTTGGGAACAGCTACGGTTAGCAAAAATTCCCTTAATTGGTTATGTAAGTGCATCTCGAAGTAGTGAAAGTTTATCTTTTTTACGCTTACAAGCTTGTACTTTTGATCAACCCAATTGTTTAAAATATTGTCCGGGTACGGGTGGAATAAGTTCAACGGGAACGGAGAAAAAAGCCTCCTGTCAAGTGTGTGATCCCTTACGGGATACGGTATTATGGGAAACTCAATTAAAACCCGGTCAACGCAGTCCGTTTTGGCGGTCTAATTCGTCAATTTTGGATTTATATGATCAGCGTCATCAAATCTATTTTTGTTATGTCAATATGGGTATGGAAATTGCCCGTTTAGAAGTTCCGGCTTGGGTGGTGGAAGATTCTGAACAGTTAGAGTTAGCATTAGGAATGGTAATTGCTCAAGTGCAAAAGGGATATGGGTATCCGGTGGTATTAGCAGAAGCGCATAATCAAGCTGTTGTTAAAGGAGGCGATCGCACTCGATTTTTTACGATGTTAGAACAAGAAATGATTAAAGCCGGATTAAGAAATGTGGGAATTTCTTATAAGGAAGCGAGGAAACGGGGAAGTATTGCATAA